The following coding sequences lie in one Phalacrocorax aristotelis chromosome 2, bGulAri2.1, whole genome shotgun sequence genomic window:
- the LOC142053943 gene encoding opsin-5-like, which yields MGPSFGNSTFQSKITESADIVVGMCYMVFGICSLCGNSILLYVSCKKKNMLKPAEHFIINLAISDLGMTLTLYPLAVTSSLSHRWLYGKQICLFYAFCGVLFGICSLSTLTLLSTVCCLKICFPAYGNRFRREHGQILIACAWTYAAIFACSPLAHWGEYGAEPYGTACCIDWRSTNVNTVAMSYSVVLFVFCFILPCGVIVTSYSLILVTVKESRKAVEQHVSGPAKMSNAQTITVKLSVAVCIGFFAAWSPYATIAMWAAFGSIDKIPPLAFAVPAVFAKSSTFYNPVIYLLLKPNFRNTITEDFTVLRQLCIRTCFCVKAPQNYRSPLNTSMGTFKDKNQSSCNSLPIVEECSYFPHEKHSDTLRCFQSYPKCCQEMLSAMECPPQEALSSESNLQAKVIQTSKKPVKVVAQGEKSTEINTLEITLEAVPVHSTFTDL from the exons atgggCCCATCTTTTGGGAACTCAACATTTCAGTCCAAAATAACAGAATCAGCTGATATTGTTGTTGGAATGTGTTATATGGTATTTG GAATATGCTCTTTGTGTGGGAACAGTATTCTCCTATATGTCTCctgcaagaaaaagaatatgTTGAAACCAGCAGAACACTTCATTATTAACCTTGCCATCAGTGATCTTGGTATGACTCTGACATTGTACCCTCTAGCTGTAACCTCCAGCCTTTCACACAG GTGGCTGTATGGGAAACAGATCTGCTTGTTCTATGCATTTTGTGGGGTGCTGTTTGGGATCTGCAGTCTCTCAACACTGACATTACTGAGCACTGTGTGCTGCctcaaaatttgttttccagcttATG GGAACAGGTTCAGGAGAGAACATGGACAAATCTTGATAGCCTGTGCTTGGACTTACGCAGCAATTTTTGCCTGTTCTCCCCTAGCTCACTGGGGAGAATACGGAGCGGAGCCCTATGGCACAGCCTGCTGCATTGACTGGCGTTCCACCAATGTAAACACCGTGGCCATGTCTTACAGTGTAGTCctctttgtcttctgttttattctccCCTGTGGAGTAATTGTCACTTCCTATTCTCTTATTCTGGTGACTGTGAAAGAATCCAGGAAAGCAGTGGAACAGCACGTCTCCGGCCCTGCCAAGATGAGCAATGCACAAACCATTACTGTCAAG cTGAGTGTTGCTGTGTGCATTGGATTTTTTGCTGCCTGGAGCCCTTATGCCACTATTGCCATGTGGGCAGCTTTTGGATCAATAGATAAGATTCCTCCATTAGCCTTTGCTGTGCCCGCTGTCTTTGCAAAGTCTTCCACATTCTACAATCCAGTTATCTATCTCCTCCTGAAGCCCAATTTCCGAAACACCATCACCGAAGATTTCACAGTTCTTCGACAGTTATGCATCAGGACTTGTTTTTGTGTCAAGGCACCACAGAACTACAGATCACCTTTGAACACCAGCATGGGAACATTTAAGGACAAAAATCAATCCAGCTGTAATTCTCTGCCAATTGTGGAAGAATGTTCTTATTTCCCTCATGAAAAGCACAGCGATACTCTCAGATGCTTTCAAAGCTATCCAAAATGCTGTCAGGAGATGCTAAGTGCTATGGAATGCCCTCCTCAAGAAGCTCTGTCCTCGGAAAGCAACCTCCAAGCAAAAGTGATACAGACCAGTAAGAAGCCAGTAAAGGTGGTTGcgcagggagagaaaagcactgaaatcaATACTTTGGAAATCACCTTGGAAGCAGTACCTGTGCATAGTACATTTACAGACCTCTAG